One window of the Desulfovibrio sp. genome contains the following:
- a CDS encoding helix-turn-helix transcriptional regulator — MLDDILKTPQEIRLGIAAKAQAKRLALNMSQKDLAARSGVSLGSVKRFETTGEISLASLLAIALILNELEAFSGLFNPPRTENLFKPQSPAPRKRAGRKRHES, encoded by the coding sequence ATGTTAGACGATATTTTAAAAACTCCACAGGAAATCCGGCTCGGCATCGCCGCCAAGGCGCAGGCCAAACGTCTTGCTCTCAATATGAGCCAGAAAGATTTGGCGGCCCGTAGCGGCGTTTCCCTTGGCTCTGTGAAGCGCTTTGAAACAACAGGGGAAATCTCGCTCGCGTCCCTGCTGGCTATCGCCCTGATTCTTAACGAACTTGAAGCCTTTTCCGGCTTGTTCAACCCGCCGCGCACAGAAAACCTGTTCAAGCCGCAATCCCCAGCACCCCGCAAGCGGGCAGGAAGAAAACGCCATGAATCTTGA
- a CDS encoding type II toxin-antitoxin system HipA family toxin encodes MNLDVHLHAYGVRRHVGKLAAHSNTILFQYAPEFLDSGINISPFRLPLSPEVKEDPKRTFDGLFGVFNDSLPDGWGLLLLDRALRKKGSSLHACLPLQRLAMVGVHGMGALEYTPAAEQAEEAVSVAELDALAEDSLRILRDAPVDAGQLDKLIQLNGSSAGARPKILVNVADDYRIVPQGAGEPQGTPWIIKFRSAHEPPNTGLTEYAYSLAAKEAGLDMPETHLFPSATSPGYFGVQRFDRVHGQKVHVHTACGLLHASHREPSLTYESLLRLTLLLTKDMREVLKMVRLMVFNVRSGNRDDHSKNFSFLLNKENQWRMAPVYDLTPSEGINGEQTCMVNNKGKDITEKDFLAAAATVDVDARTVREIMQQVDAALAEVKK; translated from the coding sequence ATGAATCTTGACGTCCATCTGCATGCATACGGTGTACGGCGCCATGTGGGAAAGCTCGCCGCGCACAGCAACACCATTCTGTTTCAGTATGCGCCAGAATTTCTTGATTCGGGCATCAACATTTCGCCGTTCAGGCTTCCGCTCAGCCCAGAGGTCAAGGAAGACCCCAAGCGCACCTTTGACGGCCTGTTCGGCGTATTCAACGACAGCCTGCCCGATGGCTGGGGGCTGCTTCTGCTGGACAGGGCATTACGAAAAAAAGGCTCATCGCTCCATGCCTGCCTGCCCTTGCAGCGCCTTGCCATGGTGGGTGTCCACGGCATGGGCGCGCTGGAGTACACCCCGGCGGCGGAACAGGCAGAAGAAGCCGTTTCTGTGGCGGAACTGGATGCTCTGGCAGAGGATTCGCTACGGATTCTGCGCGATGCGCCTGTGGATGCGGGGCAACTGGACAAGCTTATTCAGCTCAACGGCTCATCCGCAGGGGCCAGACCCAAAATTCTGGTGAACGTTGCCGATGATTACCGCATTGTGCCGCAGGGGGCGGGGGAACCCCAAGGAACCCCCTGGATCATCAAATTTCGCTCCGCGCACGAACCGCCAAACACCGGGCTGACGGAATACGCATATTCCCTGGCGGCCAAAGAAGCCGGGCTGGATATGCCGGAAACGCACCTGTTTCCGTCGGCAACCTCGCCGGGATATTTCGGCGTCCAACGCTTTGACAGGGTGCATGGCCAAAAGGTGCATGTGCACACCGCCTGCGGTCTGCTGCACGCATCGCACCGCGAACCATCGCTCACCTATGAAAGCCTGCTGCGCCTGACGCTGCTGCTCACCAAAGACATGCGCGAAGTGCTTAAAATGGTGCGGCTCATGGTGTTCAACGTGCGCTCCGGCAACAGGGACGACCACTCCAAAAACTTTTCCTTTCTGCTGAACAAGGAAAACCAGTGGCGCATGGCTCCGGTTTATGACCTTACGCCGTCAGAGGGCATTAACGGGGAACAGACCTGCATGGTCAACAACAAGGGCAAGGATATAACCGAAAAGGATTTTTTGGCGGCCGCCGCAACTGTGGATGTGGATGCTCGGACAGTGCGCGAAATTATGCAGCAAGTGGACGCGGCTTTGGCCGAGGTGAAGAAGTAA
- a CDS encoding relaxase/mobilization nuclease domain-containing protein has translation MIAKCIKGKGFRGAAAYDLQPHKSLLLETNMAGRTPRALAAEFGVIRALRPNLSKAVCHVSLSLHPEESLSDEQWCEAAHSWLQGMGFVNNQYVISRHTDAAHAHIHILVNRIALDGKVVSDAHDYRRQETIMRELEQRFSLRQVRSSRETLRAALTKGEIEHALRTGESSTRMNLQKIIDAALTQKIALNAFCQQLAAQGVTVRLNKASTGFVSGISFALGDVTFKGSKLGKGYTWGALQLRGLLHEQNRRIEEHEQGIGSDNATSRNERDRSDKDRSKPDGSELARGGTNQELTGADSAFTRIAEKYLSGRAGDRNRSSPSKGLSR, from the coding sequence TTGATAGCCAAGTGCATCAAGGGCAAAGGCTTTCGTGGGGCAGCAGCCTACGATTTGCAGCCCCACAAAAGCCTGTTGCTTGAAACCAATATGGCGGGCCGCACACCACGCGCCCTTGCTGCGGAATTTGGAGTTATTCGCGCTTTGAGGCCGAATCTGTCCAAGGCCGTTTGCCATGTGAGCCTGAGCCTACACCCGGAAGAATCCTTGTCAGATGAGCAGTGGTGTGAGGCTGCGCATTCGTGGCTTCAGGGCATGGGCTTTGTAAACAATCAATATGTCATTAGCCGACATACAGACGCCGCGCACGCACACATTCATATTCTGGTGAACAGGATTGCGCTTGATGGAAAAGTTGTGAGTGACGCGCACGACTACAGGCGACAGGAAACAATAATGCGGGAGCTGGAGCAACGGTTTTCTCTTCGGCAAGTGCGCTCAAGCCGGGAAACTTTGCGGGCAGCCCTTACGAAAGGGGAAATTGAGCACGCCCTGCGCACTGGCGAGTCCTCCACCCGCATGAACCTACAAAAAATAATTGATGCAGCCCTTACGCAAAAAATTGCGTTGAATGCGTTTTGTCAGCAGTTGGCAGCCCAGGGCGTGACCGTGCGTTTAAATAAAGCCTCCACCGGGTTTGTTTCGGGGATCAGCTTTGCGCTTGGTGACGTGACGTTCAAGGGCAGCAAGCTCGGCAAAGGCTACACATGGGGCGCATTGCAACTTAGAGGATTACTCCATGAGCAAAATAGACGAATTGAAGAACATGAGCAGGGCATCGGAAGCGACAACGCCACCAGCCGCAACGAGCGAGATAGATCAGACAAGGATAGAAGCAAGCCTGATGGTTCTGAGCTTGCAAGAGGAGGCACGAATCAAGAACTCACAGGAGCTGATTCAGCTTTTACGAGAATTGCAGAGAAGTACCTCTCAGGCCGCGCGGGAGATCGGAACCGCAGCTCACCAAGTAAGGGATTATCCCGTTGA
- the mobC gene encoding plasmid mobilization relaxosome protein MobC: MGMSPAQWLRTAALSKRMPPPPVPEVNRKAYGELARLGVNLNQIAKAANAGRTAVPFGLLRELLSQIMCLQASLMGVAGSSPPEARTVP; this comes from the coding sequence ATGGGCATGAGCCCTGCGCAGTGGTTGCGCACAGCAGCTTTAAGCAAACGCATGCCGCCGCCCCCTGTGCCAGAGGTTAACCGCAAGGCCTACGGCGAGCTTGCGCGGTTGGGCGTAAATCTCAACCAAATCGCAAAGGCTGCCAATGCGGGGCGAACGGCTGTTCCCTTCGGGCTATTGAGGGAGCTGCTTAGCCAGATCATGTGCTTGCAAGCTTCCCTTATGGGTGTTGCTGGCAGCTCGCCGCCAGAGGCAAGGACTGTGCCTTGA
- a CDS encoding Arm DNA-binding domain-containing protein yields the protein MEETLMALCDMAIKKAKPREKIYTLKDADGLYLEIKPSGKKYWRLRYWIDSKENRLSLGEYPLISLAEARSRRDDKRRMIKDGVDPVALVREQKAAVAPDKFFESVAREWAQKNAHKWTEGHAELNLRRLEMNIFPYIGKKPVGEIRQSGRRFSFVRGTWA from the coding sequence ATGGAGGAAACGCTTATGGCTCTATGCGATATGGCCATTAAAAAGGCCAAGCCCCGCGAGAAAATTTATACCCTCAAAGACGCAGATGGGCTTTATCTGGAGATAAAGCCTTCTGGTAAAAAGTATTGGCGTCTCCGCTATTGGATAGACTCCAAGGAAAATCGTCTTTCCCTCGGTGAATACCCCCTCATATCTCTGGCCGAAGCTCGTTCGCGCCGTGATGATAAGCGGCGCATGATTAAAGACGGCGTTGACCCTGTGGCGCTGGTGCGTGAGCAAAAAGCCGCCGTAGCTCCAGACAAGTTCTTTGAATCTGTAGCTCGTGAGTGGGCGCAAAAAAACGCCCATAAGTGGACAGAAGGCCACGCGGAATTGAATCTTCGGCGTCTGGAGATGAATATTTTCCCCTACATCGGAAAGAAACCCGTTGGGGAAATCCGGCAGAGTGGGAGGCGCTTCAGCTTCGTGCGCGGCACATGGGCATGA
- a CDS encoding tetratricopeptide repeat protein — MLTTVPKSIRENIARAMGYLRRDEVERALVSMSEAVRQLAEVRLVRSARAELGIQIDEFLAVLVRHSVLQPLLDPGNTGKPRSITLQQGKEAALSTVLDGLAKILQTSAEQAVQQKAEDRLARKKQLISTGLDFLREGQVAKGRAFLKRIVEEFGDEDGIRLQMGQIFAAAGLFAEAAAMYEEAMTLQPREAAAYTGAVAAWMELREYEKAEAVYKAVLRTFGGHASTFGKMARMYLDWHKKHDAEEAALRALQTDPEQTDALEVMAALAKG; from the coding sequence ATGTTGACCACTGTTCCCAAATCCATTCGTGAAAATATAGCCCGAGCCATGGGCTACCTGCGGCGTGACGAGGTGGAGCGCGCGCTGGTGAGCATGAGCGAGGCTGTGCGCCAGCTTGCGGAAGTGAGACTGGTGCGCTCGGCACGGGCAGAGCTGGGAATTCAGATAGATGAGTTTTTGGCTGTGCTGGTGCGTCACAGCGTGCTGCAGCCCCTTCTTGACCCCGGCAATACAGGCAAACCCCGCAGTATCACCCTGCAGCAGGGCAAGGAGGCCGCGCTCTCTACCGTGCTGGATGGGCTGGCAAAAATTTTACAGACGTCGGCAGAACAGGCCGTGCAGCAGAAGGCCGAAGACCGCCTGGCGCGCAAAAAACAGCTCATCAGTACCGGGCTCGATTTTTTGCGTGAAGGCCAAGTGGCCAAGGGGCGCGCTTTTTTGAAGCGTATTGTTGAAGAATTTGGCGACGAAGACGGCATCCGTCTGCAAATGGGCCAGATTTTTGCCGCCGCAGGGCTTTTTGCCGAGGCCGCCGCCATGTACGAGGAAGCCATGACCCTGCAACCGCGCGAGGCTGCGGCCTACACCGGGGCCGTTGCCGCGTGGATGGAACTGCGTGAATACGAAAAGGCCGAAGCCGTGTACAAGGCGGTGCTGCGTACCTTTGGCGGGCACGCCTCTACATTTGGCAAGATGGCAAGGATGTATCTGGACTGGCACAAAAAGCACGACGCCGAAGAAGCCGCCCTGCGTGCCCTGCAAACAGATCCCGAACAGACTGATGCGCTGGAAGTGATGGCCGCGCTCGCCAAGGGCTAG
- the nadD gene encoding nicotinate (nicotinamide) nucleotide adenylyltransferase — translation MTETASPPPGRAILGGSFNPPHVGHLRLAIEACEALGDLVQGVDMVPCAVPPHKSQSGMLSFELRARMVEACAESIPWLRCNRVEGLRQGPSYTWDTLCAYREAEPQAELYFILGSPDFALLSTWHRGLELPRLCHFVVVPRKGHTAGDFMAAATALWPAARQRPSLLPGCACMALPGGGMAHFLDVPWLAVSASRVRQLWLAGRNVDFLVPDAALQILRNNAQAVRQHWSEEGSAC, via the coding sequence ATGACTGAAACGGCGTCCCCCCCGCCGGGAAGAGCCATACTGGGCGGCAGCTTTAACCCGCCACACGTGGGGCATCTGCGCCTGGCCATAGAGGCGTGCGAAGCCCTGGGCGACCTTGTGCAGGGTGTGGACATGGTGCCGTGCGCCGTGCCACCGCATAAGTCCCAGAGCGGCATGCTGTCATTTGAGCTGCGCGCCCGTATGGTTGAAGCCTGCGCAGAGTCCATTCCCTGGTTGCGCTGCAACCGGGTTGAGGGCTTGCGGCAGGGGCCATCGTACACGTGGGACACCCTGTGCGCCTACCGCGAGGCCGAACCGCAGGCAGAGCTATATTTTATTTTGGGCAGCCCAGATTTTGCCCTGCTTTCTACCTGGCACAGGGGGCTTGAGCTGCCCCGGTTGTGTCACTTTGTGGTTGTTCCCCGCAAGGGGCATACCGCTGGGGATTTTATGGCTGCGGCAACTGCGCTGTGGCCCGCAGCTCGGCAGCGGCCGTCACTGCTGCCCGGGTGCGCCTGCATGGCCCTGCCCGGAGGCGGGATGGCGCATTTTCTTGATGTGCCGTGGCTGGCGGTGAGCGCCTCGCGGGTACGCCAGCTCTGGCTGGCGGGCCGTAATGTCGATTTTCTTGTGCCAGATGCCGCTTTGCAGATTTTGCGGAACAACGCTCAGGCCGTGCGGCAGCACTGGAGTGAGGAAGGTTCGGCATGTTGA
- a CDS encoding glutamate-5-semialdehyde dehydrogenase produces MTPAEEMTRLGARAKEAARAIAKAHPDAKTQALLGLAELLQEREAEILAANAEDLAAARAAGQDEPRLDRLTLTPSIMDEMRAACRHVANLPDPVGATERQWQRPNGILVGRMRVPLGVIAMIYEARPNVTIDAAILCIKAGNAVILRGGSEALRSNIALAKALSDALVQAGLPGDAAQLVSIPGHEAVNALCKLDKYIDVIIPRGGEGLVRAVTEAATMPVLKHFKGVCHAYIDADADLDAATEIVFNGKVQRPGVCNALECLLVHRDVAAAFLPKIAARLGAASVEFRACPASLPLLGSTAVAQQPDDLGQEFHALVLAVCVVESMDAALDHIARYGSNHTEIICTNNHEHAMRFLREADASMVAVNASSRFNDGGQLGLGAEIGISTSKLHAYGPMGVDELTTTKFVVLGQGQVRR; encoded by the coding sequence ATGACGCCTGCAGAAGAAATGACGCGCCTCGGTGCGCGGGCAAAGGAAGCAGCCAGGGCTATAGCCAAGGCGCACCCCGATGCCAAAACGCAAGCCCTGCTGGGGCTGGCAGAGCTGCTGCAGGAACGGGAGGCCGAAATTCTGGCCGCCAATGCCGAAGACCTTGCTGCGGCACGTGCCGCCGGGCAGGACGAACCCCGCCTTGACCGCCTCACGCTCACGCCCTCTATTATGGATGAAATGCGCGCCGCCTGCCGCCACGTGGCCAACCTGCCTGATCCCGTAGGCGCCACCGAGCGCCAGTGGCAGCGCCCCAACGGCATCCTTGTGGGCCGTATGCGTGTGCCCCTGGGCGTGATTGCCATGATTTACGAAGCACGCCCCAACGTGACCATTGACGCTGCCATTCTGTGCATCAAGGCTGGTAACGCGGTTATTTTGCGCGGCGGCAGCGAGGCCCTGCGCTCTAACATCGCCCTTGCCAAAGCCCTGAGCGACGCTCTGGTTCAGGCTGGCTTGCCCGGCGATGCCGCACAGCTTGTTTCCATTCCCGGGCATGAGGCTGTAAACGCCCTGTGCAAGCTCGACAAGTATATTGATGTGATCATTCCGCGCGGGGGCGAGGGGCTTGTGCGCGCGGTGACCGAGGCGGCGACCATGCCCGTGCTCAAGCACTTCAAGGGAGTGTGCCACGCGTACATTGATGCGGATGCCGACCTTGATGCAGCGACCGAGATCGTTTTCAACGGCAAGGTACAGCGCCCCGGCGTTTGTAACGCGCTGGAATGCCTGCTGGTGCACCGCGACGTGGCTGCGGCATTTTTGCCCAAGATTGCGGCCAGACTGGGCGCTGCCAGCGTGGAATTTCGCGCCTGCCCGGCATCGCTCCCCCTGCTGGGGTCAACCGCCGTGGCGCAGCAGCCCGATGATCTTGGGCAGGAATTTCATGCGTTGGTGCTGGCTGTTTGCGTAGTGGAAAGCATGGATGCGGCGCTGGACCATATTGCCCGCTACGGCTCCAACCATACGGAGATCATCTGCACCAACAACCACGAGCACGCCATGCGCTTTCTGCGCGAGGCAGATGCCTCAATGGTTGCGGTCAATGCCTCCAGCCGTTTCAACGACGGTGGCCAGCTTGGACTCGGCGCGGAGATCGGTATTTCAACTTCAAAGCTGCATGCTTACGGTCCCATGGGGGTGGATGAGCTGACCACCACCAAGTTTGTGGTGCTGGGGCAGGGGCAGGTGCGCCGGTAG
- a CDS encoding tetratricopeptide repeat protein: MNPQKNQGAEDSPLLRDLQAEVSSESAPMLQFMLRHAGTIASIVVLFVLVLAGTGIWRWYSTSKNEDARQALARIVLQTSGPDQVKELAALAEKAPADVRFSVYLALGQSAMSTGDVATAASAYAKAAQTGEGSLAMVAGMNEAAAMLKAGKYAEALTLLQKLQSAMPGEVTAPQLKQMTAEAAVVAGQTEQAARMYLALSREAQGLNSEYFRARAYSLAPKIVDEEAAQAATPAAPDGAGEKAPGKAQ, translated from the coding sequence ATGAATCCGCAAAAGAATCAAGGCGCGGAGGATTCCCCCCTGCTGCGCGACCTTCAGGCCGAAGTAAGCTCTGAAAGCGCCCCCATGCTCCAGTTCATGCTGCGTCACGCTGGCACCATCGCCAGCATTGTGGTGTTGTTTGTGCTGGTTCTGGCTGGCACGGGCATCTGGCGCTGGTACAGCACCAGCAAAAACGAAGATGCGCGTCAGGCTCTGGCGCGTATTGTCCTGCAAACCAGCGGCCCCGATCAGGTCAAGGAACTTGCTGCCCTGGCGGAAAAAGCCCCCGCTGACGTGCGCTTTTCGGTCTATCTGGCCCTTGGTCAAAGCGCCATGAGCACTGGCGACGTCGCCACTGCGGCCAGCGCCTACGCCAAGGCCGCCCAGACCGGCGAAGGCTCGCTGGCGATGGTTGCCGGCATGAACGAAGCCGCGGCCATGCTCAAGGCTGGCAAATATGCCGAAGCCCTGACCCTGCTGCAAAAGCTGCAATCTGCCATGCCGGGCGAGGTTACCGCTCCCCAGCTCAAGCAAATGACCGCCGAGGCCGCCGTGGTCGCCGGGCAGACCGAACAGGCCGCCCGCATGTATCTGGCTCTCTCGCGCGAAGCACAGGGCCTCAACAGCGAATACTTCCGCGCTCGCGCCTACTCGCTGGCTCCCAAGATTGTTGACGAGGAAGCAGCTCAGGCTGCGACCCCGGCAGCGCCAGACGGCGCTGGCGAAAAAGCCCCCGGCAAAGCCCAGTAA